In a genomic window of [Empedobacter] haloabium:
- a CDS encoding DUF3606 domain-containing protein yields MADNLQNRGPQDRNRINVNEPWELRYWTKELGLSEDELREAVKAAGTSVNAVREHVGKLH; encoded by the coding sequence ATGGCTGACAATCTGCAAAACCGCGGTCCGCAGGACCGCAACCGCATCAACGTCAACGAACCGTGGGAACTGCGCTACTGGACCAAGGAGCTGGGTTTGTCGGAAGACGAGCTGCGCGAGGCCGTCAAGGCAGCAGGCACCAGCGTCAACGCCGTGCGCGAGCACGTGGGCAAGTTGCATTGA
- a CDS encoding TonB-dependent siderophore receptor translates to MPSRLTPAATAARLLALGLFCAPLGALAADEAAEAPLPQVTVAGERATGYVQPNSSGATRTDTPIREVPQAVRVIGTQQLEDLGALRLADTVDYVSGVARLNDFGGTWDNYAIRGFSSTDMGFLVNGFPGARGYNPTRDTATVERFEFLKGPAGAVYGSSEPGGTINIVTKKPKFGTRNVAEFSVGSRGLRRGTFDSTGALGSSVAYRFNAMVEEGDSRSDLLGNNRTLLAPALTWLVDSRTTLNYEGEFLRVDTPLDRGVINVRGVLGTLPRERVLNEPGDNNMTLTSDTHQVTLERTLADNWRMKLGASYKESTFDGNYTEATSLAADNRTLNRQATWRQLPSRDVAVQAELEGKFNTGTVGHTLLVGAEASRLWMNTEILRSANYPIDIYNPVYGAPRPDATTRTSSSDERQRVKAVFVQDQLSLSPQWKLLAGLRHDDYSQELDNRVAKTRTSRDQSAVSPRAGITYLPNEWSSLYVSAGKSFRGNNGTDIAGNAFDPQRSTAYEAGWKLQTRDERLGANVAIYDIAKTNVLTASDVPGYSVAAGKIKSTGVEADVYGQLDRHWRVSANLAYDDARVTKDKTLPSGARLANVPEWSAGVLAMREDTLANGKRYGIGAGINYVGDRAGNNADTYTLPAYTTARLTSWWQLTKAVRLAVDVHNLFDKTYYTSSWNNLYVMPGAERSVVARLKVDL, encoded by the coding sequence ATGCCGTCTCGTCTCACCCCTGCCGCCACCGCCGCGCGCCTGCTGGCGCTGGGCCTGTTTTGCGCCCCGCTGGGCGCCCTCGCCGCCGATGAAGCCGCCGAGGCGCCGCTGCCCCAGGTGACCGTGGCGGGCGAGCGCGCCACCGGCTATGTACAGCCGAACAGCAGCGGCGCCACCCGCACCGACACGCCGATCCGCGAAGTGCCGCAAGCGGTGCGCGTGATCGGCACGCAGCAGCTGGAAGACCTGGGCGCGCTGCGCCTGGCCGACACCGTCGACTACGTCAGCGGCGTGGCCCGGCTGAACGACTTCGGCGGCACCTGGGACAACTACGCGATCCGCGGCTTCTCCAGCACGGACATGGGCTTCCTCGTCAACGGCTTCCCCGGCGCGCGCGGCTACAACCCGACGCGTGACACCGCCACCGTCGAACGCTTCGAATTCCTGAAGGGACCGGCCGGCGCCGTGTACGGCAGCAGCGAGCCGGGCGGCACCATCAATATCGTCACGAAAAAGCCGAAGTTCGGCACGCGCAACGTGGCCGAGTTCAGCGTGGGCAGCCGCGGCCTGCGCCGCGGCACCTTCGACAGCACGGGCGCCCTGGGCAGCAGCGTGGCCTACCGCTTCAATGCGATGGTCGAGGAAGGCGACAGCCGCAGCGACCTGCTGGGCAATAACCGCACGCTGCTGGCGCCGGCGCTGACGTGGCTGGTCGACAGCCGCACCACGCTGAACTACGAAGGCGAGTTCCTGCGCGTGGACACGCCGCTGGACCGCGGCGTCATCAACGTGCGCGGCGTATTGGGCACGCTGCCGCGCGAGCGCGTGCTGAACGAGCCGGGCGACAACAACATGACGCTCACCAGCGATACGCACCAGGTCACGCTGGAGCGCACCTTGGCCGACAACTGGCGCATGAAGCTGGGCGCCAGCTACAAGGAAAGCACGTTCGACGGCAACTACACGGAGGCGACGTCACTGGCGGCGGACAACCGCACGCTGAACCGCCAGGCCACCTGGCGCCAGCTGCCGTCGCGCGACGTGGCCGTGCAAGCCGAGCTGGAAGGCAAGTTCAACACGGGCACGGTCGGCCACACGCTGCTGGTGGGCGCCGAAGCGTCGCGCCTGTGGATGAACACGGAAATCCTGCGCTCGGCCAATTACCCGATCGACATCTACAACCCGGTCTATGGTGCGCCCCGCCCCGACGCGACCACGCGCACGTCCAGCTCGGACGAGCGCCAGCGCGTAAAAGCCGTGTTCGTGCAGGACCAACTCAGCCTGTCGCCGCAATGGAAGCTGTTGGCCGGCCTGCGCCATGACGACTACAGCCAGGAGCTGGACAACCGCGTGGCGAAGACGCGCACGTCGCGCGACCAGAGCGCGGTGTCGCCGCGCGCCGGCATCACGTACCTGCCGAACGAGTGGAGCTCGCTGTACGTCTCGGCCGGCAAGTCGTTCCGCGGCAATAACGGCACGGACATCGCCGGCAACGCCTTCGACCCGCAGCGCTCCACGGCCTACGAGGCCGGCTGGAAGCTGCAGACGCGCGACGAGCGCCTGGGCGCCAACGTGGCGATCTATGACATCGCCAAGACCAATGTGCTGACGGCCAGCGACGTGCCGGGCTACTCGGTCGCCGCCGGCAAGATCAAGAGCACCGGCGTCGAGGCCGACGTGTACGGCCAGCTGGACCGGCACTGGCGCGTCAGCGCCAACCTGGCGTACGACGATGCCCGCGTGACCAAGGACAAGACCTTGCCGTCCGGCGCGCGCCTGGCCAATGTGCCCGAGTGGAGCGCCGGGGTGCTGGCGATGCGCGAGGACACGCTGGCCAACGGCAAGCGTTACGGCATCGGCGCCGGGATCAATTACGTGGGCGACCGGGCCGGCAACAATGCGGACACGTACACGCTGCCCGCCTACACGACGGCGCGGCTGACGAGCTGGTGGCAGCTGACGAAGGCCGTGCGCCTGGCAGTGGACGTGCACAACCTGTTCGACAAGACGTACTACACCTCGTCGTGGAACAACCTGTACGTCATGCCGGGCGCGGAGCGCAGCGTCGTGGCGCGGTTGAAAGTGGATTTGTAA
- a CDS encoding GAF domain-containing sensor histidine kinase, which produces MKQAWPPFVQAVQALPSVPDILSVMAEMTGLRFVCVAHVTETNWTTCAVLDKLGFGLLPGDELDVRTTLCRSVRAANATIVIDHVSADDLFHNHPTPRQYGFESYVSIPIYGIDGEFFGTLCGLDPRPLPLSESKTLKSLVLFAQLISKQLAAERRYADRNSELSDEKETAVLREQFIAVLGHDIRTPLSSILHGAEILLQAGGDERTRTIAHTMQRSGQRIARMIDDVLDFTRGRLGGGIGLDARPVGDLDDALQQVVAECQNEHPDQRIEAAIDVPGTVWCNRDRVAQVLANLLANALRYGRKDAPVRVQATLTEGAFRLVVANEGETIDPAKLGKLFQPYWRDDDGQPRRGLGLGLYIASEIARAHGGLLEVVSSQGHTVFTFSIPAGLR; this is translated from the coding sequence ATGAAGCAAGCATGGCCCCCTTTCGTGCAGGCCGTCCAGGCGCTGCCTTCTGTACCGGATATCCTCAGCGTGATGGCGGAAATGACGGGGCTGCGTTTCGTCTGCGTCGCCCATGTGACGGAAACGAACTGGACCACCTGCGCGGTGCTGGACAAGCTGGGCTTCGGCCTGCTGCCCGGCGATGAGCTGGACGTGCGCACCACGCTGTGCCGCAGCGTGCGCGCGGCCAACGCCACCATCGTCATCGACCACGTCAGCGCCGACGACCTGTTCCACAACCATCCCACGCCGCGCCAGTACGGCTTCGAGAGCTACGTGTCGATCCCGATCTACGGCATCGACGGCGAATTCTTCGGCACGCTGTGCGGCCTGGACCCGCGCCCACTGCCGCTGTCCGAATCGAAGACGTTGAAGTCGCTGGTGCTGTTCGCCCAGCTGATCTCGAAGCAATTGGCGGCGGAGCGCCGCTATGCGGACCGCAACAGCGAGCTGTCGGACGAAAAGGAAACGGCGGTGCTGCGCGAACAGTTCATCGCCGTGCTGGGCCACGATATCCGTACGCCGCTGTCGTCGATCCTGCACGGCGCCGAAATCCTGCTGCAGGCCGGCGGCGACGAGCGCACCCGCACGATCGCCCACACGATGCAGCGCAGCGGCCAGAGGATCGCGCGCATGATCGACGACGTGCTCGATTTCACGCGTGGCCGCCTGGGCGGCGGCATCGGCCTGGACGCCCGCCCGGTCGGTGACCTGGACGACGCCCTGCAGCAGGTCGTGGCCGAATGCCAGAACGAGCATCCGGACCAGCGGATCGAGGCGGCCATCGACGTACCCGGCACCGTCTGGTGCAACCGCGACCGCGTCGCCCAGGTGCTGGCCAACCTGCTGGCCAACGCGCTGCGCTACGGTCGCAAGGACGCGCCGGTACGCGTGCAGGCAACACTGACCGAGGGCGCGTTCCGCCTCGTCGTCGCGAACGAAGGCGAGACCATCGACCCGGCCAAGCTGGGCAAGCTGTTCCAGCCGTACTGGCGCGACGACGACGGCCAGCCGCGCCGCGGCCTGGGACTGGGCCTGTACATCGCCAGCGAGATCGCGCGCGCCCATGGCGGCCTGCTCGAGGTGGTGTCCTCGCAGGGTCACACCGTCTTCACGTTCTCGATTCCCGCCGGCCTGCGATAA
- the trmB gene encoding tRNA (guanosine(46)-N7)-methyltransferase TrmB produces the protein MLYDPTEHRIRSFVTRAGRLSTAQERALNELGPRYMIEYAKAPLELEQAFGRKAPVILEIGFGMGQTTAHIAKLMPEKDFIGVEVHTPGVGSLLKLIGEENLTNLRVIQHDAVEVLNNMIEAGTLAGVHIYFPDPWHKARHNKRRLIQAPFVKLLVEKLAPGGYLHLATDWEDYAVQMLEVLSAEEGLQNTAEGYAPQPAYRPLTKFENRGLKLGHGVWDLVFTKK, from the coding sequence ATGCTGTACGACCCCACCGAACACCGCATCCGCAGTTTCGTCACCCGCGCCGGCCGCCTCTCCACCGCACAGGAGCGCGCCCTGAACGAGCTGGGGCCGCGCTACATGATCGAATACGCCAAGGCGCCGCTCGAGCTGGAACAGGCCTTCGGCCGCAAGGCGCCGGTGATCCTGGAGATCGGCTTCGGCATGGGCCAGACCACGGCGCACATCGCCAAGCTGATGCCGGAGAAGGACTTCATTGGCGTCGAGGTACATACGCCGGGAGTCGGCAGCCTGCTGAAGCTGATCGGCGAGGAGAACCTGACCAACCTGCGCGTGATCCAGCACGACGCCGTCGAGGTCCTGAACAACATGATCGAGGCCGGCACGCTGGCCGGCGTGCACATCTACTTCCCCGACCCATGGCACAAGGCGCGCCACAACAAGCGCCGCCTGATCCAGGCGCCGTTCGTCAAGCTGCTGGTGGAAAAGCTGGCGCCGGGCGGCTACCTGCACCTGGCGACCGACTGGGAAGACTACGCGGTGCAGATGCTGGAAGTACTGTCGGCCGAAGAGGGCCTGCAGAACACGGCCGAGGGCTACGCACCGCAGCCGGCCTACCGCCCGCTGACGAAGTTCGAGAACCGTGGCCTGAAGCTGGGCCACGGCGTGTGGGACCTCGTCTTCACCAAGAAGTAA
- a CDS encoding DMT family transporter — translation MNLFLYLLTVLIWGTTWIAIKLQLGVVPAPVSIAYRFWIAAVVLLACLCLARKAVLPPRAAWRYLLAQGVALFCCNFLCFYYASAHVPSGLVAVVFSTAPIWNALNGRLFLARPVRPAVVGGALLGLGGIALLFLPQMAGHWGDSGMLAGLGLAVLGTLCFSAGNLLSSRMQALGLAPLLTNTWAMFIGASILTLLALALGMPFTFEADARYVGSLLYLAIPGSVIAFTAYLLLVGRLGADRAAYCTVLFPIVALTVSALFEDYRWSASAFAGLALVVGGNLLAFMPARAVPTAPAPARG, via the coding sequence ATGAACCTGTTCCTCTACCTGCTCACCGTCCTGATCTGGGGCACCACCTGGATCGCCATCAAGCTGCAACTGGGCGTGGTACCCGCGCCCGTGTCGATCGCCTACCGCTTCTGGATCGCCGCCGTCGTGCTGCTGGCCTGCCTGTGCCTGGCCCGCAAGGCCGTGCTGCCGCCGCGCGCGGCGTGGCGCTACCTGCTGGCCCAGGGTGTCGCGCTGTTCTGCTGTAATTTCCTGTGCTTCTACTATGCCAGCGCGCACGTGCCCAGCGGCCTGGTGGCGGTGGTGTTCTCCACCGCGCCGATCTGGAACGCGCTGAACGGCCGGCTGTTCCTGGCCCGGCCTGTGCGGCCGGCCGTCGTCGGCGGCGCGCTGCTGGGACTGGGCGGCATCGCGCTGCTGTTCCTGCCGCAAATGGCGGGCCACTGGGGCGACAGCGGCATGCTGGCGGGCCTGGGGCTGGCCGTGTTGGGGACGTTGTGCTTCTCGGCGGGGAACCTGCTGTCGTCGCGCATGCAGGCGCTGGGCCTGGCGCCGCTGTTGACCAACACGTGGGCGATGTTCATCGGCGCGTCGATCCTGACCTTGCTGGCGCTGGCACTGGGCATGCCGTTCACGTTCGAGGCGGATGCACGTTACGTGGGATCGCTGCTGTACCTGGCGATTCCCGGCTCGGTCATCGCGTTCACGGCCTATCTGCTGCTGGTGGGCCGGCTCGGCGCCGACCGCGCCGCCTACTGCACGGTGCTGTTCCCGATCGTGGCGCTGACGGTATCGGCGCTGTTCGAGGACTACCGCTGGAGCGCCTCCGCCTTTGCCGGCCTGGCGCTGGTCGTCGGCGGCAACCTGCTGGCGTTCATGCCGGCGCGCGCCGTGCCGACCGCGCCGGCGCCGGCGAGGGGATGA
- a CDS encoding AraC family transcriptional regulator, producing the protein MCGTDAQLERFAWLGDGLAAAVWQRNTDDAETVYSEPGHHTLSCYLYGGYRIERKGAPGHFGGPGRLCALPDWHESRWYVRDPLRLVHLYFMPAQFTRRAVVELDREPRELTLQDRTYFDDPGLARQCEALLDVPWQGTDNLLRANETAHAALSGLLHGQVAMRPNLRLRGGLAPQLRRRLADYIETHLHENLTLGTLAALANLSEFHLARMFRVSFGMPPSTWIAARRIDRAHQLLKMDTLPLQQVADACGYADLSHFSHRFRAAVGVPPGQYRRILCS; encoded by the coding sequence ATGTGCGGCACCGATGCGCAGCTGGAACGTTTTGCGTGGCTGGGCGACGGCCTGGCGGCCGCCGTCTGGCAGCGCAATACGGATGACGCGGAAACGGTCTACAGCGAGCCGGGCCACCATACGCTGTCGTGCTACCTGTACGGCGGCTACCGCATCGAGCGCAAGGGTGCGCCGGGGCATTTTGGCGGTCCGGGCCGGCTGTGCGCGCTGCCGGACTGGCACGAATCGCGCTGGTACGTGCGCGACCCGCTGCGCCTGGTGCACTTGTACTTCATGCCGGCGCAGTTCACCCGCCGCGCCGTCGTCGAGCTCGACCGCGAGCCGCGCGAGCTGACCTTGCAGGACCGCACCTATTTCGACGATCCCGGGCTGGCGCGCCAGTGCGAGGCGCTGCTGGACGTGCCCTGGCAAGGTACGGACAACCTGCTGCGCGCCAACGAGACGGCGCACGCCGCGCTGTCGGGCCTGTTGCATGGCCAGGTCGCCATGCGCCCGAACCTGCGCCTGCGCGGCGGCCTGGCGCCGCAGCTGCGGCGCCGCCTGGCCGACTATATCGAGACGCACCTGCATGAAAACCTGACGCTGGGGACGCTGGCCGCGCTGGCCAACCTGTCGGAATTCCACCTGGCGCGCATGTTCAGGGTGTCGTTCGGCATGCCGCCGTCGACCTGGATCGCCGCGCGCCGCATCGACCGCGCGCACCAGCTATTGAAGATGGACACGCTGCCATTGCAGCAGGTGGCTGACGCCTGCGGTTATGCCGACCTCTCGCACTTCAGCCACCGCTTCCGCGCGGCCGTCGGCGTGCCGCCGGGGCAGTACCGGCGCATCCTGTGCTCCTGA
- the recQ gene encoding DNA helicase RecQ: MDQLDISQRALHVLETVFGYPAFRGHQAEIVEHVANGGDALVLMPTGGGKSLCYQIPALLRDGVGVVVSPLIALMQDQVDALEEVGVRAAFLNSTQTWEEASRIERMVRTGQLDLLYVAPERLMTQRCFDLLQDSKIALFAIDEAHCVSQWGHDFRPEYIKLSVLHEQFPNVPRIALTATADPQTRAEIAHRLDLTDAAQFVSSFDRPNIRYQIVEKTTGRKQLLDFITTEHPSDAGIVYCLSRKKVEETAEFLNENGIRALPYHAGMEHAKRAANQARFLREENLVMVATIAFGMGIDKPDVRFVAHLDLPKSIEGYYQETGRAGRDGLPASAWMAYGLQDVVLQRRMIDESEADENFKRVLGMKLDAMLGLCETLSCRRVRLLDYFGEASGPCGNCDTCLLPPVSFDGTVPVQKLLSAIYRVDQRFAATHVIEVLRGVETERIKTWHHDALSVFGIGADRSEQEWRAILRQVIALGLVTVDHDQYSSLKLTDAARPVLKGGQKVQLRQYQKPAKPKRTSAPKGYAETFLEPAEQAIFDRLRSWRMGMAREHNVAAFVIFADATLREIAKVKPTTLGELRGVSGVGEKKLASYGGDIVGIISEMV, encoded by the coding sequence ATGGATCAACTGGATATCAGTCAGCGCGCACTGCATGTGCTGGAAACGGTTTTCGGCTACCCGGCGTTCCGCGGGCACCAGGCCGAAATCGTCGAACATGTCGCCAACGGGGGCGACGCGCTGGTGCTGATGCCGACCGGTGGCGGCAAGTCGCTGTGCTACCAGATCCCGGCGCTGCTGCGCGATGGCGTCGGCGTCGTCGTCTCGCCGCTGATCGCGCTGATGCAGGACCAGGTGGACGCGCTCGAGGAAGTGGGCGTGCGCGCCGCCTTCCTGAATTCCACGCAGACGTGGGAAGAAGCCTCGCGCATCGAGCGCATGGTGCGCACCGGCCAGCTGGACCTGCTGTACGTGGCACCGGAACGCCTGATGACGCAGCGCTGCTTCGACCTGCTGCAGGATTCGAAGATCGCGCTGTTCGCCATCGACGAGGCGCACTGCGTCTCGCAGTGGGGTCACGACTTCCGCCCGGAATACATCAAGCTCTCGGTGCTGCACGAGCAGTTCCCGAACGTGCCGCGCATCGCGCTGACGGCCACCGCCGACCCGCAGACGCGCGCCGAGATCGCCCACCGCCTCGACCTGACGGATGCGGCGCAATTCGTCTCGTCGTTCGACCGTCCGAACATCCGCTACCAGATCGTCGAGAAGACCACTGGCCGCAAGCAGCTGCTGGACTTCATCACGACCGAGCACCCGAGCGACGCCGGCATCGTCTACTGCCTGTCGCGCAAGAAGGTCGAGGAGACGGCGGAATTCCTGAACGAGAACGGCATCCGCGCCCTGCCCTACCACGCCGGCATGGAGCACGCGAAGCGCGCGGCCAACCAGGCCCGCTTCCTGCGCGAGGAAAACCTGGTGATGGTGGCGACGATCGCCTTCGGCATGGGCATCGACAAGCCGGATGTGCGCTTCGTCGCCCACCTCGACCTGCCGAAGAGCATCGAGGGCTATTACCAGGAGACGGGCCGCGCGGGCCGTGACGGCCTGCCCGCCAGCGCCTGGATGGCGTACGGCCTGCAGGACGTGGTGCTGCAGCGCCGGATGATCGACGAATCCGAGGCGGACGAGAACTTCAAGCGCGTGCTGGGCATGAAGCTCGATGCCATGCTGGGCCTGTGCGAGACGCTGTCGTGCCGGCGTGTGCGCCTGCTCGATTATTTCGGCGAAGCGTCCGGCCCGTGCGGCAACTGCGACACCTGCCTGCTGCCGCCGGTGTCGTTCGACGGCACGGTGCCGGTGCAGAAGCTGCTGTCGGCCATCTACCGTGTCGACCAGCGCTTTGCCGCCACCCACGTGATCGAAGTGCTGCGCGGCGTCGAGACGGAGCGCATCAAGACGTGGCACCACGACGCCCTCTCCGTGTTCGGCATCGGTGCCGACCGCAGCGAGCAGGAATGGCGCGCCATCCTGCGCCAGGTGATCGCGCTGGGCCTCGTCACCGTCGACCACGATCAATACAGCTCGCTGAAGCTGACGGATGCGGCGCGCCCTGTGCTGAAGGGCGGCCAGAAGGTGCAGTTGCGCCAGTACCAGAAGCCGGCCAAGCCGAAGCGCACTTCCGCGCCGAAGGGCTATGCCGAGACGTTCCTGGAACCGGCAGAGCAGGCCATCTTCGACCGCCTGCGCTCGTGGCGCATGGGCATGGCGCGCGAACACAACGTCGCCGCGTTCGTCATTTTCGCGGACGCCACCTTGCGCGAGATCGCCAAGGTCAAGCCCACCACGTTGGGCGAGCTGCGCGGCGTTTCCGGCGTGGGCGAGAAGAAGCTCGCCTCCTACGGCGGCGATATCGTCGGGATCATTTCCGAGATGGTGTAA
- a CDS encoding undecaprenyl-diphosphate phosphatase, with amino-acid sequence MDIVLAMKALIMGLVEGFTEFLPISSTGHLILAGSLLEFTGEKVKVFEIAIQAGAMLAVIWEYRARIAAVLGGLSHDPKARRFALNVVIGFLPAALLGLLFNKAITELLFKPVPVATAFIVGGLVILWVESRARNNPVSVRIHAVDDMTLLDALKVGCAQAFALIPGTSRSGATIIGGMMLGLSRKAATEFSFFLAIPTLLGATFYSLYKQRELLSAADLPMFGVGTLSAFVSAFLCVRWLLRYISSHDFTIFAWYRIVFGIVVIATAHFGLVNWAE; translated from the coding sequence ATGGATATCGTTCTCGCTATGAAGGCCCTGATCATGGGTCTTGTCGAAGGTTTCACGGAGTTTCTGCCCATCTCGTCTACCGGCCACCTGATCCTGGCCGGCAGCCTGCTGGAGTTCACCGGCGAGAAAGTCAAGGTTTTCGAAATCGCGATCCAGGCCGGCGCCATGCTGGCCGTGATCTGGGAGTACCGCGCGCGCATCGCCGCCGTGCTGGGGGGCCTGTCGCACGATCCCAAGGCGCGCCGCTTTGCCCTCAACGTGGTGATCGGCTTCCTGCCGGCCGCGCTGTTGGGCCTGCTGTTCAACAAGGCGATCACCGAGCTGCTGTTCAAGCCCGTGCCGGTCGCGACCGCGTTCATCGTCGGCGGCCTGGTGATCCTGTGGGTCGAGAGCCGGGCCAGGAACAATCCTGTCTCCGTGCGCATCCACGCCGTCGACGACATGACCTTGCTGGACGCATTGAAGGTCGGCTGCGCCCAGGCGTTCGCGCTGATCCCCGGCACCAGCCGCTCGGGCGCGACGATCATCGGCGGCATGATGCTGGGCCTGTCGCGCAAGGCGGCCACCGAGTTTTCCTTCTTCCTGGCCATTCCAACGCTGCTGGGCGCCACCTTCTACTCGCTCTATAAACAGCGCGAGCTGCTGTCGGCGGCGGATTTGCCGATGTTCGGCGTCGGTACCCTCTCCGCTTTCGTGTCGGCGTTCCTGTGCGTGCGCTGGCTGTTGCGCTATATCAGTTCGCATGACTTCACGATCTTTGCGTGGTACCGTATCGTGTTTGGCATCGTCGTCATCGCCACCGCCCATTTCGGCCTCGTGAATTGGGCCGAGTAG
- a CDS encoding alpha/beta hydrolase, translated as MAVPLLLGATGAMADDAADAIAYQKSRAAVADLTRIVAPAGIQASYKTVIGGIDQWLYVRGQDKANPIILFVHGGPASPVIPTAWQFQRPLEEYFTVVNWDQRGAGLTYRDTPPDRVAGTLTVARYVDDTIEVAEHLRKKYGKAKVILMAHSWGTVPAMGAALKRPDLFYGYVGLGQVISTRENERISFDYALAQAQKLGNQEALTELRSIAPYPGDAPITRERIIVARKWPQHYGGLSAYRSESTYFFGGPRLSPDYRPEDVATIDQGNLFTLDRLLPEFVTVDYSRVATFPIPVVMFLGRHDYTTPTAPTEAWLRQVKAPYKQAVWFEHSAHMIPWEEPGKTLVSLLRYVRPLADGKLPE; from the coding sequence TTGGCAGTACCCCTGCTCCTTGGCGCAACCGGGGCAATGGCGGACGACGCGGCGGACGCCATCGCCTACCAAAAATCGCGCGCCGCCGTGGCGGACCTGACGCGCATCGTCGCGCCTGCTGGCATCCAGGCATCGTACAAGACCGTCATCGGCGGCATCGACCAGTGGCTGTACGTGCGCGGCCAGGACAAGGCCAATCCGATCATCCTGTTCGTCCACGGCGGCCCGGCCTCCCCCGTGATCCCGACAGCGTGGCAGTTCCAGCGCCCGCTCGAGGAATACTTCACGGTGGTGAACTGGGACCAGCGCGGCGCGGGCCTGACCTATCGCGACACCCCGCCGGACCGGGTGGCCGGCACCTTGACGGTGGCGCGCTACGTCGACGACACCATCGAGGTGGCCGAGCACCTGCGCAAGAAGTACGGCAAGGCCAAGGTGATCCTGATGGCGCACAGCTGGGGTACCGTGCCGGCCATGGGCGCGGCATTGAAACGGCCCGACCTGTTTTACGGGTACGTGGGCCTGGGCCAGGTGATCAGCACCCGCGAGAACGAGCGCATCAGCTTCGACTACGCGCTGGCGCAGGCGCAAAAGCTGGGCAACCAGGAGGCGCTGACAGAGCTGCGGTCGATCGCACCTTACCCAGGCGATGCGCCGATCACGCGCGAGCGCATCATCGTGGCGCGCAAATGGCCGCAGCATTATGGCGGGCTGTCGGCGTATCGCAGCGAATCGACCTACTTCTTCGGTGGTCCGCGCCTGTCGCCCGATTACCGTCCCGAGGACGTGGCGACGATCGACCAGGGCAACCTGTTCACGCTGGACCGGCTGCTGCCGGAATTCGTCACGGTCGATTACAGCCGCGTCGCCACGTTCCCGATCCCGGTCGTCATGTTCCTGGGCCGGCACGATTACACGACGCCCACCGCGCCCACCGAAGCGTGGCTGCGCCAGGTCAAGGCGCCATACAAGCAGGCCGTGTGGTTCGAGCACTCGGCCCACATGATCCCGTGGGAGGAGCCGGGCAAGACGCTGGTCAGCCTGCTGCGCTACGTGCGCCCGCTGGCCGACGGCAAGCTGCCCGAGTAA
- a CDS encoding GNAT family N-acetyltransferase — MTIRPTTAADWRALKAIRLTALLDAPTAFGVTYAAAAAYTDEQWQARAAGTDRAEYVLAFDGEQPVGIAAGVVSAQEEYNLIAMWVRPHYRGTGLAARLIEAVKARAQAKGHRRIVLDVAPENVAAANLYLRQGFAFLPEWEPLASHPAISVQKMAWVAAG; from the coding sequence ATGACGATCCGCCCCACCACCGCCGCCGACTGGCGCGCCCTGAAAGCCATCCGCCTGACCGCGTTGCTCGACGCCCCGACCGCCTTTGGCGTCACGTACGCCGCCGCCGCGGCCTATACGGACGAACAATGGCAGGCGCGCGCCGCCGGCACCGACCGGGCCGAGTACGTGCTGGCGTTCGATGGCGAGCAGCCGGTCGGCATCGCTGCGGGCGTCGTCAGCGCGCAGGAGGAATACAACCTGATCGCCATGTGGGTACGGCCGCACTATCGCGGCACGGGTCTTGCCGCGCGCCTGATCGAAGCGGTCAAGGCGCGGGCGCAGGCCAAGGGGCATCGTCGCATCGTGCTGGACGTGGCGCCGGAGAATGTCGCCGCCGCCAATCTGTACCTGCGCCAGGGTTTTGCATTTCTGCCGGAATGGGAGCCATTGGCGAGCCATCCGGCGATTTCGGTGCAGAAGATGGCGTGGGTCGCGGCGGGGTAA
- a CDS encoding YkgJ family cysteine cluster protein, whose protein sequence is MNCRDHCGACCTAPSITSPIPGMPNGKPAGVRCIQLDDANRCRIFGQPERPAFCGGLQPSEEMCGDSRAHAMRWLGELERMTAPQERR, encoded by the coding sequence ATGAATTGCCGCGACCACTGCGGTGCCTGTTGCACCGCCCCTTCGATCACCAGCCCGATTCCCGGCATGCCCAACGGCAAGCCGGCCGGCGTGCGCTGCATCCAGCTGGACGACGCCAACCGCTGCCGCATCTTCGGGCAGCCTGAGCGGCCGGCGTTCTGCGGCGGGCTGCAACCGTCTGAAGAGATGTGCGGGGACAGCCGCGCGCATGCGATGCGGTGGCTGGGGGAGCTGGAGAGGATGACGGCGCCGCAAGAGCGACGCTGA